Proteins encoded in a region of the [Limnothrix rosea] IAM M-220 genome:
- a CDS encoding MotA/TolQ/ExbB proton channel family protein, which yields MAWTELLTTGGWVTIPLFLCSIISVTLIAERLFFWFRINRGQRPLLCKVLMLYRDDPNQAIALLKKNQHLPICRIYLEAISIPNATSEELTIALETAAKAEIPVLKRFNTVFETIIAVAPLLGLLGTILGLMNSFSSLKIGDVGSTQTVGVTAGISEALISTAAGLVIAIVTLLFANSFRGFYIRQLNLIQEYGGQLELLHRRL from the coding sequence ATGGCATGGACTGAACTTCTAACCACGGGCGGCTGGGTCACCATCCCACTCTTTTTGTGCTCGATTATTTCGGTCACGCTGATCGCTGAACGATTATTTTTTTGGTTCCGCATTAACCGCGGGCAACGACCACTCCTCTGCAAAGTTTTGATGCTTTACCGCGATGATCCAAATCAGGCGATCGCCCTGTTGAAGAAAAACCAACATTTACCTATCTGTCGGATTTATCTTGAGGCTATCAGTATTCCCAACGCCACATCAGAGGAATTAACGATCGCCCTAGAGACCGCTGCCAAGGCTGAAATTCCGGTTTTAAAACGCTTTAATACTGTCTTTGAAACGATTATTGCCGTGGCTCCATTATTGGGACTTTTAGGGACAATTTTAGGCTTAATGAATTCCTTTAGCTCCCTCAAAATTGGCGATGTCGGTAGTACCCAAACGGTCGGTGTGACAGCGGGCATTAGTGAAGCTTTAATCTCAACCGCAGCGGGTCTTGTGATTGCAATTGTTACTTTGCTCTTTGCCAATAGCTTTCGGGGTTTTTATATTCGTCAGCTCAACCTCATCCAAGAATATGGCGGTCAACTAGAGCTTTTACATCGTCGTCTTTAA
- a CDS encoding lipopolysaccharide assembly protein LapA domain-containing protein codes for MRTLGLLLSMTILAGWLGLVAVMSIQNIELVSIKFLLWESIKLPFGVLLTFAVGFGLIVGSFIPVGQKR; via the coding sequence ATGCGCACGCTCGGATTATTGCTCAGTATGACGATTTTGGCGGGTTGGTTGGGATTAGTAGCAGTGATGTCCATCCAAAATATTGAGTTAGTTTCGATTAAATTTCTCCTGTGGGAATCGATTAAGTTACCTTTCGGCGTGCTGCTTACCTTTGCCGTCGGGTTTGGGTTGATCGTCGGTAGTTTTATTCCCGTCGGCCAAAAACGCTAA
- a CDS encoding bifunctional sterol desaturase/short chain dehydrogenase: protein MISSSQLVLGSGMVLGSVFWVEIVRDVYHTLAHIWEPLNRLHIWHHKVFRRDLTVIDEDIYKKAHWYNDLPEAGVMLGFGLLFWVTLYLLKVDGAWLGLAGCLYTLSFMVAAIARGLGIPMADELTDITHQPGDFKALPGDWFVNRPYHWRHHFDNQEAYYCGTFTLVDKVMGTALSLKGKRVAVTGASGSLGQALLKELHQTGAKAIALTSKPQELSLKIAGQDIALKTIQWQAGNEAAILEDLKKVDILVLNHGINVHGDRTPEAIQKSYEINTFSQQRLIELFLSTIKTNQDRVRKEIWVNTSEAEVSPAVSPLYELSKRALGDLVTLQRLDAPIVIRKLILGPFKSNLNPIGVMSANFVAKMVVNLARRDFRNIIVTINPITYLLFPFKEFFVSTYFKLFSKGKGK, encoded by the coding sequence ATGATCAGTAGCAGCCAGCTTGTCCTCGGAAGTGGCATGGTTTTAGGTTCCGTATTTTGGGTCGAGATCGTCAGAGATGTTTATCACACCCTCGCCCATATTTGGGAACCGCTAAATCGTCTGCATATTTGGCATCACAAAGTATTCCGCCGAGATTTGACGGTAATTGACGAGGATATTTATAAAAAAGCCCATTGGTACAATGATTTACCGGAAGCGGGGGTCATGCTCGGTTTTGGTTTACTGTTTTGGGTGACGCTGTATTTGCTCAAGGTTGATGGGGCTTGGCTAGGGCTCGCGGGCTGTCTTTATACTCTGTCGTTTATGGTGGCGGCGATCGCCCGCGGTTTAGGGATTCCCATGGCGGATGAACTCACGGATATTACCCACCAGCCCGGCGACTTTAAAGCCTTACCCGGTGACTGGTTTGTCAATCGTCCTTACCATTGGCGACACCATTTTGATAACCAAGAGGCGTATTATTGTGGCACATTCACGCTTGTAGACAAAGTTATGGGGACAGCATTGTCATTGAAAGGAAAACGGGTCGCGGTAACGGGCGCATCAGGCAGTCTCGGACAAGCCCTCTTAAAAGAGCTCCATCAAACAGGGGCAAAGGCGATCGCCCTCACCTCAAAACCCCAAGAACTTAGTCTTAAGATCGCGGGTCAGGACATTGCCCTAAAAACAATTCAGTGGCAAGCGGGTAATGAAGCCGCAATTCTTGAAGACCTAAAAAAAGTAGATATTCTCGTGCTCAATCACGGCATCAATGTCCACGGCGATCGCACCCCAGAAGCGATTCAAAAATCCTACGAAATTAATACCTTTTCCCAGCAACGGTTAATCGAATTATTTTTAAGCACGATCAAAACAAACCAAGATCGCGTCCGCAAAGAAATTTGGGTAAATACTTCCGAAGCTGAAGTTAGCCCTGCGGTGAGTCCCCTCTACGAGCTCAGTAAACGAGCACTGGGAGATTTAGTCACCCTACAACGCTTAGATGCGCCCATTGTGATTCGTAAATTAATTTTGGGGCCATTTAAAAGCAACCTCAATCCCATCGGTGTGATGTCTGCAAACTTTGTGGCAAAAATGGTCGTCAATCTGGCGCGTCGGGATTTCCGTAATATCATCGTGACCATCAATCCCATTACCTACTTGCTATTCCCATTTAAAGAATTTTTCGTCTCCACCTATTTCAAGCTCTTTAGTAAAGGCAAAGGGAAGTAA
- a CDS encoding DUF1176 domain-containing protein has translation MKSQHFFFPVAVLFGSSLLGCSAIATQYSSSQNVEAVTVNPPTENREDIALSPVVVLGETVEQLPTASNRTATDAEKEQILAAIANQKNELGLCMDEDELPSESFDFSEVYVHQGGDYLAQVLCWNAAYQGVYEFVVTTPTFDNDTLEFRHTDVQLVGYPTVDLETNIIHNAYKFNGAGSCFEETSHYWNGSSLNLISAELVDGIEGGCDEMGVRSPSEDFLITADGVGTAKLGMTLAEFRATMLPDMTLEPTVLGVDMPEGLRLSWYGEVQYDLGFDSFPITESSKINVIAVRNPSFKTAQGIGAGTPLTMAIAKYGTATLSYSTENEMREAITFANGFFADAPDRMVWIRSNQWTVTDFAGIYPESDSSYKETQQYHDHAAIGAIWLMQ, from the coding sequence ATGAAATCTCAACATTTTTTCTTTCCCGTCGCTGTGTTGTTCGGTAGCTCTCTGCTCGGTTGCTCGGCGATCGCCACCCAGTATTCATCTTCTCAAAATGTTGAAGCCGTCACGGTGAACCCGCCCACAGAAAACCGAGAAGACATTGCCCTATCACCAGTCGTCGTACTAGGGGAAACGGTAGAGCAATTACCAACCGCCTCAAATCGCACCGCCACAGATGCAGAAAAAGAGCAAATCCTCGCGGCGATCGCCAACCAGAAAAATGAGTTGGGATTATGCATGGACGAAGATGAGCTCCCCTCTGAAAGCTTTGATTTCTCTGAAGTTTATGTCCACCAAGGTGGCGATTATTTGGCGCAAGTACTCTGCTGGAATGCCGCCTACCAAGGGGTCTATGAATTTGTTGTCACCACACCCACTTTTGACAACGACACTTTAGAATTTCGCCATACCGATGTGCAGCTGGTGGGGTATCCGACCGTCGATCTCGAAACCAATATCATTCACAATGCCTATAAATTTAACGGCGCTGGTAGTTGCTTTGAAGAGACTAGCCATTACTGGAATGGATCTTCCCTTAATTTAATTTCTGCGGAATTAGTCGATGGCATCGAGGGCGGTTGTGATGAAATGGGTGTACGATCGCCATCGGAGGATTTTTTAATTACCGCTGATGGTGTTGGCACAGCAAAACTCGGCATGACCTTAGCCGAATTTCGCGCCACGATGCTCCCGGACATGACCCTCGAACCCACAGTTCTCGGTGTCGATATGCCTGAGGGTTTGCGACTGTCTTGGTACGGCGAAGTCCAGTATGACCTCGGCTTTGACTCGTTCCCGATTACGGAAAGCTCAAAAATCAATGTCATCGCAGTGCGTAACCCCAGTTTTAAGACAGCGCAGGGTATCGGTGCCGGGACTCCCCTAACCATGGCGATCGCCAAATATGGCACAGCGACCCTCAGTTACAGCACAGAAAATGAAATGCGTGAAGCCATCACCTTTGCTAATGGTTTCTTCGCTGATGCACCGGACAGAATGGTGTGGATTCGTTCCAATCAATGGACAGTCACTGATTTTGCTGGCATTTACCCTGAAAGTGATAGCTCTTATAAAGAAACGCAGCAGTACCACGACCATGCGGCGATCGGTGCCATTTGGCTGATGCAATAG
- a CDS encoding M28 family peptidase yields the protein MVDELKTRLTQHLKQIIRNRDPYFSTVGHFYVKEYARQMMAQYGEPETFHFEVEGKTHENIILNLCTDATIQSKPPILIGAHYDAVINSPGADDNATGLAVLLEMAKFFSENSARYPMRFVAFDLEEFGLQGSFNYAAHLRKKNQPLRLMLSLEMLGFCSHEPNSQNYPSFLKYFYPSTGNFIALVGDIQTIPEMWGMQHQIKKSVSCEWLPAGWRGYPVPDARRSDHVAFWEQGYKAMMVTDTANLRNPHYHKPSDTFETLDLDFLTNVCTGLCEAIAVL from the coding sequence TTGGTAGACGAACTGAAAACACGACTCACCCAGCATCTCAAACAAATTATTCGGAACCGCGATCCCTATTTTTCGACGGTGGGACATTTCTATGTGAAAGAATATGCCCGGCAGATGATGGCACAGTATGGCGAGCCAGAAACCTTCCACTTTGAGGTAGAAGGCAAAACCCACGAAAATATCATTTTGAATCTCTGCACTGATGCAACCATCCAGTCAAAACCACCGATTTTAATTGGCGCTCACTACGATGCCGTTATTAATAGTCCGGGAGCTGATGATAACGCTACCGGGTTGGCAGTTTTACTCGAAATGGCAAAATTTTTCAGTGAAAATTCGGCACGATATCCGATGCGTTTTGTGGCTTTTGACCTCGAAGAATTTGGCTTACAAGGCAGTTTCAATTATGCGGCTCATCTTCGTAAAAAAAATCAGCCATTACGACTAATGTTGAGTTTAGAAATGTTGGGGTTTTGCTCCCATGAACCAAATTCGCAAAATTACCCCAGCTTTTTAAAGTATTTTTATCCTTCGACGGGAAATTTTATTGCTTTGGTTGGCGATATCCAGACTATCCCTGAGATGTGGGGCATGCAACACCAAATTAAAAAATCAGTGTCTTGCGAATGGCTGCCAGCGGGGTGGCGAGGTTATCCAGTGCCTGATGCGCGGCGCAGTGATCACGTGGCGTTTTGGGAACAGGGCTACAAAGCAATGATGGTGACAGACACAGCTAATTTGCGTAATCCTCACTATCACAAGCCCAGTGATACGTTTGAAACACTAGATTTAGATTTTCTTACCAATGTTTGCACGGGACTCTGTGAGGCGATCGCCGTTTTATAA